One region of Eupeodes corollae chromosome 1, idEupCoro1.1, whole genome shotgun sequence genomic DNA includes:
- the LOC129941462 gene encoding protein YIF1B-B isoform X1, giving the protein MNYNPNPAVRQRKFENYQGPAGRKPKRVSDIGALGPSAPVAPQQYNPQMEPMMIPQNIPYAGNQPYNNGAAPIQQDFQYTTIPQPQQQQQQFPSYPNIPPQQQQQQSGNLPNAPQLPPQQFAMFQQPIVQDMAMQYGQRLADQGKQMVETQFEKYVPVAKLKYYFAVDNNYVINKLRLLFFPFTHKDWSLKYDQDNPVQPRYDINAPDLYIPTMAFITYVVAAGLMLGMQNRFSPEQLGIQASSALAYSIFELVVYSITLYVVNIKTSLKTLDLLAFSGYKFVTIVACLLTSTFFYSFGYYLALIYSSLTLGFFLLRTLKTKVLLETSAGASDGPINYDPYGNPQQLDYTGDRKRKLYFLFLIVGGQALLSFLLSKHLFLREPTTPSLGELNL; this is encoded by the exons ATGAACTACAATCCCAATCCAGCTGTTCGACAGCGtaagtttgaaaatt ATCAAGGTCCTGCCGGCAGGAAACCCAAAAGAGTTAGCGACATCGGGGCATTGGGTCCCAGTGCACCAGTTGCTCCCCAACAATATAATCCACAAATGGAACCAATGATGATTCCACAAAATATTCCATATGCCGGCAACCAGCCTTACAATAATGGTGCAGCTCCAATTCAGCAGGATTTTCAGTATACAACAATTCCACAaccacaacagcaacaacaacaattcccATCTTATCCAAATATACCtcctcaacaacaacaacaacaatctgGGAACCTTCCAAATGCCCCACAATTGCCACCACAGCAATTTGCCATGTTCCAACAGCCAATTGTGCAAGACATGGCAATGCAATATGGACAGCGTTTGGCCGATCAAGGCAAGCAAATGGTCGAGACCCAATTCGAGAAGTATGTGCCAGTTGCAAAGCTCAAATACTACTTTGCCGTTGACAACAATTACGTGATTAATAAGTTGCGACTTTTATTTTTCCCATTCACGCACAAG GATTGGTCATTGAAGTATGATCAAGACAACCCAGTGCAGCCTCGCTATGATATTAATGCTCCGGATCTGTACATACCCACAATGGCGTTCATAACTTATGTGGTAGCAGCCGGTCTTATGCTCGGCATGCAAAATCGATTTTCGCCCGAACAACTTGGAATTCAAGCGTCTAGCGCTTTGGCTTATAGCATCTTTGAACTAGTTGTCTATTCAATAACTCTCtatgttgtcaacattaaaaCAAGTCTCAAAACTTTGGATTTACTCGCATTTTCTGGATACAAATTTGTCACTATCGTTGCGTGCCTCTTGACAAGTACTTTCTTTTACAGTTTTGGTTATTACTTAGCCTTGATATACTCCAGTCTAACGCTTGGATTCTTTTTG tTGAGAACACTGAAGACAAAAGTTTTGCTAGAAACTTCAGCCGGCGCTTCCGATGGTCCAATCAATTACGACCCATATGGAAATCCACAGCAATTGGATTATACTGGAGACCGAAAAAGAAAGCTTTACTTCCTCTTTTTGATTGTTGGAGGTCAAGCTCTTCTGTCATTTTTATTatctaaacatttatttctaagaGAACCGACGACACCAAGTCTCGGTGAActaaatttgtaa
- the LOC129941260 gene encoding uncharacterized protein LOC129941260: MEMTPKLPRKSLSLTSRLRNRSSASPSPRHRLRTSIDPSSPIAIQNDDSIEGTPPHRKFTFNFPYSPTNDTDFSPRSILSQSSNNSPDVTWQWTQEDRPAATSSNTSKSTPNSANVKELRKKRSVERKEEIRRAELEKRKTNKNKRDDLLKKQCEQVELIISKKCASTLKSVEKDFVENKQFPSEPSGFHDMKEKKEDLFDDSSFDGILEIEHTDLAKPSVVLEKKVITPRKKQTNSNAKVKKPASPIILPPPTNSDLDLLLDDSESEGLLLEASQQVEITFETKAKKSCTKELERSFEETPIDKDKSSTYDFLQDSFDDCFALVDEDAFAAEPKKPRMSLQRYKSMPTESPTSNKAKNVLKPSPDTTKIRRYPSSTTLRPKSKFR; the protein is encoded by the exons atggaaatgaCACCAAAATTACCCCGAAAATCTCTATCTTTGACTTCTCGTTTAAGAAATCGTTCtagtg cTTCTCCCTCTCCTAGACATCGCTTGAGAACTTCAATTGACCCATCTTCACCAATTGCAATTCAGAACGATGATTCCATAGAGGGTACTCCACCGCACAGAAAATTcacttttaacttcccatattcgCCGACAAATGATACAGACTTTTCTCCACGTTCAATACTTTCCCAGTCTTCAAATAATAGTCCAGATGTTACCTGGCAATGGACTCAAGAAGATCGACCCGCCGCAACTTCATCAAACACTTCGAAATCAACTCCAAATAGCGCCAATGTTAAGGAACTCCGCAAGAAACGCTCTGTGGAGCGCAAGGAAGAGATTCGAAGAGCTGAACTGGAAAAACGGAAGACCAATAAGAACAAAAGAGATGACTTGTTGAAAAAACAATGCGAACAAGTGGAATTAATCATATCCAAAAAATGCGCATCTACTTTGAAGTCTGTGGAAAAAGATTTTGtggaaaacaaacaatttcCCTCGGAACCCTCAGGTTTTCATGACATGAAAGAAAAGAAGGAGGATCTTTTTGACGATTCTTCTTTTGATGGAATCCTCGAGATAGAACACACGGACTTAGCGAAGCCTTCCGTTGTTTTGGAAAAGAAAGTAATCACTCCCAGAAAGAAGCAAACTAATTCCAATGCTAAAGTTAAGAAACCCGCTTCTCCAATTATATTACCACCACCTACAAACAGTGACTTGGATCTATTACTCGATGATTCTGAATCTGAAGGACTTCTATTGGAAGCATCACAGCAGGTGGAAATAACGTTTGAGACAAAAGCAAAGAAGAGTTGTACAAAGGAACTTGAGCGGTCATTCGAAGAGACTCCAATTGACAAGGATAAATCTTCTACCTATGATTTCCTTCAAGATTCATTTGATGATTGCTTTGCTCTTGTCGATGAAGATGCATTTGCCGCCGAGCCAAAGAAACCCAGAATGTCTCTGCAGAGGTACAAGTCAATGCCAACAGAGTCTCCAACTTCAAACAAAGCTAAGAACGTATTAAAGCCGAGTCCTGATACGACAAAAATAAGGAGATACCCGAGTAGTACTACTCTGCGTCCAAAGAGTAAGTTTCGTTGA
- the LOC129941462 gene encoding protein YIF1B-B isoform X2, whose translation MNYNPNPAVRQHQGPAGRKPKRVSDIGALGPSAPVAPQQYNPQMEPMMIPQNIPYAGNQPYNNGAAPIQQDFQYTTIPQPQQQQQQFPSYPNIPPQQQQQQSGNLPNAPQLPPQQFAMFQQPIVQDMAMQYGQRLADQGKQMVETQFEKYVPVAKLKYYFAVDNNYVINKLRLLFFPFTHKDWSLKYDQDNPVQPRYDINAPDLYIPTMAFITYVVAAGLMLGMQNRFSPEQLGIQASSALAYSIFELVVYSITLYVVNIKTSLKTLDLLAFSGYKFVTIVACLLTSTFFYSFGYYLALIYSSLTLGFFLLRTLKTKVLLETSAGASDGPINYDPYGNPQQLDYTGDRKRKLYFLFLIVGGQALLSFLLSKHLFLREPTTPSLGELNL comes from the exons ATGAACTACAATCCCAATCCAGCTGTTCGACAGC ATCAAGGTCCTGCCGGCAGGAAACCCAAAAGAGTTAGCGACATCGGGGCATTGGGTCCCAGTGCACCAGTTGCTCCCCAACAATATAATCCACAAATGGAACCAATGATGATTCCACAAAATATTCCATATGCCGGCAACCAGCCTTACAATAATGGTGCAGCTCCAATTCAGCAGGATTTTCAGTATACAACAATTCCACAaccacaacagcaacaacaacaattcccATCTTATCCAAATATACCtcctcaacaacaacaacaacaatctgGGAACCTTCCAAATGCCCCACAATTGCCACCACAGCAATTTGCCATGTTCCAACAGCCAATTGTGCAAGACATGGCAATGCAATATGGACAGCGTTTGGCCGATCAAGGCAAGCAAATGGTCGAGACCCAATTCGAGAAGTATGTGCCAGTTGCAAAGCTCAAATACTACTTTGCCGTTGACAACAATTACGTGATTAATAAGTTGCGACTTTTATTTTTCCCATTCACGCACAAG GATTGGTCATTGAAGTATGATCAAGACAACCCAGTGCAGCCTCGCTATGATATTAATGCTCCGGATCTGTACATACCCACAATGGCGTTCATAACTTATGTGGTAGCAGCCGGTCTTATGCTCGGCATGCAAAATCGATTTTCGCCCGAACAACTTGGAATTCAAGCGTCTAGCGCTTTGGCTTATAGCATCTTTGAACTAGTTGTCTATTCAATAACTCTCtatgttgtcaacattaaaaCAAGTCTCAAAACTTTGGATTTACTCGCATTTTCTGGATACAAATTTGTCACTATCGTTGCGTGCCTCTTGACAAGTACTTTCTTTTACAGTTTTGGTTATTACTTAGCCTTGATATACTCCAGTCTAACGCTTGGATTCTTTTTG tTGAGAACACTGAAGACAAAAGTTTTGCTAGAAACTTCAGCCGGCGCTTCCGATGGTCCAATCAATTACGACCCATATGGAAATCCACAGCAATTGGATTATACTGGAGACCGAAAAAGAAAGCTTTACTTCCTCTTTTTGATTGTTGGAGGTCAAGCTCTTCTGTCATTTTTATTatctaaacatttatttctaagaGAACCGACGACACCAAGTCTCGGTGAActaaatttgtaa